The region ATCAATAATAATTGGAACTTTGATTGCTAAAGGTGCAAACGCCATTGCCATACGGTGATCGTTGTATGTTGCAATATGAACATCATGGTTAATAGCTCCTGAACGCTCTAAAGTCAGACTGTCATTGGTTACAGAAATATTTGCGCCAAGTTTTGTAAGCTCAATTCTTAAAGCTTCCAATCTGTCTGTTTCTTTGATTTTTAAAGTATGCAGACCTGTTAAATGACATCCAATTCCTAAACCTAGACAAGTTACTACAATAGTTTGTGCAATATCTGGAGTGTTGTTCAATTCAAAATTCACATCCTGATAATTGAAACCTGCGACTTTTTCCAAAGTCATTTTGTTGTTTTGGAAAGTCGTTTTCACACCCATTTTTTCATAAAGAGAAACTAATTCTGAATCTCCCTGAAGGCTGTTTTCTTTATAACTACTCAAAGTAATTTTTGCAGATTCAGATAAAGCCACTAAACTAAAGAAATAAGAAGCTGAACTCCAATCAGATTCTACCACCATTTCTTTTGACTCAACAGCTTCTTTCGGAAATACTTTAATTACATTTCCTTCAAAGCTTGTTTTGATATCTAAATCGGTCAGCAGAGCCAAAGTCATTTTGATATACGGAATTGAAGTGATTTCTCCTTCCAAAGTCAGTTCTAAACCATTGTCTAGTTTTGAAGCTACTAATAAAAGTGCCGAAATATACTGACTGCTTACATTAGCCGCTAAAGTTACTTTTGAAGCCGTTACTTTTTTTCCCTTAATTCGGATTGGCGGATAACCTTCTTCTTTTTCATAAGAAATGACAACCCCCAATTGCGCCAAAGCTTCAACCAAAATTTTGATTGGACGTTCCTGCATTCTGCTAGATCCTGTCAAAACAACTTCTCTTCCCTCGTTAACAGAAAAATAAGCTGTAAGAAAACGCATTGCAGTTCCGGCATGATGAATGTCAACAATTTCGTCATTTCCTGCCAAAGCTTTCTGCATTACTTCGCTATCGTCAGAGTTTGAAGTATTGGCTAAAGTGATATTTGGGAATAAAGCTTTTAGTAATAATAAGCGGTTTGTTTCGCTTTTAGAACCTGTAATATTGAGTTGCGAATCATCAATGGTGAATGGTGAATTCGTCGTTAATTTTAAATTCATGATATTAGTTATGAGTTGCGAATTATGAGTAACATAATCCAAGCGCGCAATTTACCACTCCTCGCCCGTAAATCAAAATTCACGCTGAAATTTCACAATTATTTCAATTTATCATTGTTTTTGTGACGATCTTTATCTCTAACCGATTTTAAGTCCATTTTTTTGTCAAAAGCAGCCTGTAAATCAATTCCTGTTTGATTCGCTAAACATAAAACCACAAAAACAACGTCTGCTAATTCCTCACCTAAATCTTTGTTTTTATCGCTTTCTTTTTCAGATTGCTCTCCGTAACGACGGGCAATAATTCTGGCAACTTCACCTACTTCTTCTGTAAGTTGTGCCATATTGGTCAATTCGTTAAAATAACGAACTCCATGTTCTTTTATCCAGGTATCAACATCTAGTTGTGCATTTTTCAAATCCATTTTTAAGCTTTTTTAAGGACAATTTTTTATTTTGCTTACGAAAGCTATTTAGTATTTCGCAAGTTATAACTGCAAAAATACTATTGTTTATATTAGATTCTCAAATCTTTTTTAAAACTATCTTTTCGGTTTGTTTAGCAGTCATTACTTTATAGTATTCTCTTAAAATCCCATATTGTTCACGTGCCACAATTGGGGAATTAATTTGATGCAAAATCAGTAATTGAAGTACATTGTCATTAAGAGCAATATTATATTTAAAGATTCCCAGACCTTCTTCCATAACTAATCCTTCAGCTTTTGGAATACTTTCTACAGTGAATCCTTCGGGAATACGTATGCTAATATTATATTTTTCTGCAAAAGGAAATCCGAAATCGACTGGATATTCTCTATTTTCCTGTTTAAAAGGATTTTTTGTATTGGCTAAAAAGAGCATTGGATTAATATAAATTTTACCTCCTATCATTTCAGATAAATCATTGCTTATAAACGAAAAGCTTTCTGTTGCAGGCAACAAATACTCTTTTTCATTATCCCGTTTATAATCACTCACCTGAATTTTACCATTTTTATTTTCAAGATTCTCCAAATATGTTTCTTCTTTTGTATTTGAGAAAACATTTCTTATAGCCATAGCATTATAATCTGTAGACTGTCGTCTTATTTTGCCATTAATTTTGCCATTTTCCTCAATGCTATAATCAATTGAAACATTGTTACTGGACATTTTTTTAGGCATTAAATCAATACTTTCAGAAGTTCCGTCTTTACGAATCAATCTTCCAATCCAATTGAGATCTCTTAAAGGAAGTACGTTTGGAGATGAAAATTTGTCTGCAGCATCGACTAATATAATGTCGTCTCCATTTTCAACAGCAGTGATCACAGCGTTAAAAGCGCTTATATTTGGGAAGAAAGCAATCCCGTTGGAACGTGTGCTAATCAAAACCGGATTTGCAGTAAGTCCCGCATATCGAAGCATAGCTGTCAACATTAAATTAATATCTGCACAATTTCCTGTTTTTTCTTTATATGCTTTTCGAACTCCTTTTTCACAAGAAAAACCTAAATGATTATTCCAGTTTATATTGGCTTTTACAAAATCAAGAATGGTCGTTAGTTTTTCTGTCGGATTATTTTTCCCTAACAATAAGGTTTTCAGATCGTCTTCAAAATATCCTGTTTTATTTAATTCTGCTCCAAAACTTTCGAATCCGTAAATTGTTTTTGCAACACTCGTCCAGTCAGAGGAAAATGTTTTATAAAGTTGTCCTGGAATTTCTACCCTTTCAAGTTCGAAGAAAATTCCTGTTCTGTAATTATTAATATTGTTTACATAACTTTCTTCCTTCATTGCCGGAAGGTTCTGATAAACATAAGTGGCTTCAGTTGCATTTCGTCCATACGCGCGGGTCGCTTTTGTGATGATTTTAGGAGAAAAAAAACCTCTCATATTTTTTTTAAATATAAAGTCGTCCGGAATAGTCGTTTTAAGTTCGGAATAATTGACCGGGATATTTTCCTGAAAACTCCAATCATAACGACTCAAAAAACCTACATCTTCTCTGTACTCATATTCTATTATAGATCCTTCTTTTACATCTGGAAAGGCTAACTTTTTTATCCAATAACTGTTATTTGTCTTTTCGATGAATTCGCTTTCCGGTTTTAATTTAGATTTTACAATTTTACCATCTACTAAATTATAAGTATAAGCACTCAGAATGTTTAAATATCCTGATCTTCCAGCACCAAAATACAAATGGACATTTGAAAAATGATACCCGTCACTTTTATAAATTTTGATTTTTTTACGAATGAGTTTTTCTGAATTTCCACTTAAATTTAAATTGATGGTAACATTACTTGCCAGAATAGCAGCTACCGCTCCGGAATCTTTTGGATGCATTTTCTCTTCCAGTTCGGCAATTGTTATCTTTCCAGGCGCATAATTTTGAGCCTGGATATCGATACAATTCCAAAAGAACACAAAACAAATTAAGAAAAAACGACTTAACATATTAAATACGTTTTAAAACTACTTTTTCTGTTTGCTTCGCAATCATTCCCTTGTAATATTCTTTCAGCATTTCATATTCTTCAGTAACCACTATTGCTCTGTTAATTTGATGTACTATACTTAACTGTAACATATTTTCGTTTGCAGCGATATTAAATTTAAAGCTTCCTAAATCATTTTCCATATTGTAAGCTACAGCAGCCGGAAGTGTTTCAACCGCAAATCCATCGGGAATTTTAATGGTGATATTGTATTTGTCCAAAAACGGATAACCAAAATCTACGGGATATTCTCTCACATCCTGCTTAAACGGATTTTTATCCTGAGCGAAGAAAAGCATTGGATTTACGTATATTTTACCTCCAATAACTTCACATAAATTATTTCCTGTAAAGGAATAGGATTCAATAGTTGGAGCTAAAAAATCTTTCTCATTTGTTCTCGAATATTCACTTACTTCAATTTTACCGCTATTATTTTCGAGTTTCTCAAGGTATTCTTCTTCTTTTAATTTCTCGAAATTTTCTCTTGTTATCATGGCATTATAATCTGAACATTGTCTTCGGGTTTTCCCTTTAATTTTTCCCTCTGCATCAATATCATAATTCATAAAAACAATATCATTAGAAGCTTTTGTCGGCATCAGATCAATTTCCTGAGAACTTCCATCTTTTCTTATTAATCGTCCCATCCAGTTCAGGGCTCTCATAGGAAGCATATTAGGCGTTGCATATCTGTCAGTAGCATCTAATAAAATATAGCCATTTGGAGTTTCTACTGCCGCAATAACATAATTAAAAGCTGTTCTGTTTGGGAAAAAAGCAACCCCATTGGAACGTGTACTTACCAGAACCGGATTTGCTGTTAAACCGGAATAGCGTAACATAGCCGTCAGCATCAAATTAATATCTGCAACGTTTCCTGTTTTTTCTTTATAGGTCTTTTTAACTCCGTTATCACAGCCATAACCATAATAACTATTCCATTTTACATTTGATTTTACATGGTTTAAAATTACCCACATTTTTTCCTCCGGAGTATTAATTCCTGCCAATATCTTTTTCAGATCTTCTTCAAAATATCCTGTTTTATTTAGTTCAGGGCCAAAATCTTCATATTCGTAGATTGTTTTTACGACTGAATTCCAGTCTGTAGAATATTCTTTGATAGGTCTGTTTGGAAAATGTGTTAATGATAATTCATGCTCAACACTTGATCTGTAATTATTGATATTATTAACGAAACTTTCATCTTTCAATGCCGGAAAATCCTGAGCAACATATGTAACTTCTGTTTCTATGTAATCTATTTTATCCGTATAGAATTCCGTTTTTGCTACATATTGATTCCCTCTGTCTTTGCTTGTAATCGTAATTGTTCTTGGATTTTTTAAGGTTGTTGTTTTAGGAAATAAATACCCTTTTTGACGTGGTTTAAAGACATAATATTCCGGATAAGCTACTTTAAACTCCGAATAATTTACCGGAATTGAAGTCTGAAAATCCCAGTCACGTATCATAGCATCACTAGGAGATCTCACAGTATATCGAAATTCTATTACCGAACCTTCTTTTAAATTCGGCATTGTAATCTTTTTTTGTCCTCTGTATTTTGAAAGTACTTCATCAAAAGAACCATCACTTTTCAGTTTTGTTTTTTCTATTTTACCATTCACCAGGTTATAAGTCACTGCATCTGAAAAGAATACTCTTTCTTTTAATGAGTTGTAATTGTAATACCAAACTTCCTGATTTGCCCAGTCGTAACCTTCTTTTTTATAAATTTTGATGCGCGTTTCAACATCGGTCATCATATAAAAACCTTCGTTTTGATCAAACTCCATCCTTGACACTCCTTTCTTATACAAAATAGCAGCAATAGCCGAAGTATCTTTTGGGTGGACTTTCTGTTCCAATTCAGCAACAGAGACTTTTCCTAATCTAAATTCCTGTGCAATCGAACTTGTAGCAATTAGCAAAATTGCAGACAAGCTAATAAGTTTAATAATTTTCATTGGTAATTTTTGGTTGGTTTTGTTTAATTTTTGGTTGTTCTTCGTTAGTTCCTGGTCAATATTATTTTGGCATTATCATTTTTAGAAACTTGCTCCATAAACAAACGGTATTCATCATATTCTTTGTTTGAATATTTTCCTTTGTTTAAAAACATGGATCTTTTATATACCAGTTTGTTATCGTTGTTTTTTATGATTTCTGTTTTGTACTCACCAAATTTTCCTTTAAGCTCATAATTTTGAGGAAGAAATTCGATACTAAAACCTGTTGGCAGATTGATCTCGATTTCATCTGTATCTAAATAACCACGCTGAATCTGGAATGGACTTTTACGATTTCTTATTCGTTTTATGTTTGCTGAATTCTGGTTAAAAGCATCCACCGTAAAAATCATTTTACTACCTGAAATCACTCCATAGTTGGATGCTGATAACTGAACATCTTCAATAAAATTGATATTTTCTTTATCATTAGTAAAAGTGATTTTACCCAATTTTAGATTATTGATATTATCCCAATATTCTTTGTAGTGTTTTTCTTTTTCGTGAGGTTGTAAGGTTTCAATCCTTGATTTGGAAGCATATTGACTTCCTTGCGATGCTATTTTTAAAACTCCGGAAAAATCACCGTTTTCATTAAGTGTATAGATTCCTTTTCCCGTTTGAGTATTTCCTTTGTCCTCATAAATTTTAGTACGAACAATTTCACCTCCTTCGGGTTTAACTACTAAAACATCTCTGTCATCTGTAAAAGTTCCCTGATAACCGAAAGGATCGTCCTGACTTGTACATTCCAGCCAAATATAATTATCTCCATTTGGCACTGCTAAAATCATATGATTTCCCTGCATTGAAACAAAATCAGACTGAATATTTGCTTTATAACGATCTCCATATAAAATAGTATTATACGAAGGGACATCTACAATCTGTAAAAGTGCTTTTGTGTAATTAGATAATGCTTTACAATCTCCGTAGCCTAAACGATCTACATCTGCAGCCATCATAGGCTTCCATCCGCCAATACCAACAGCAATATTTACATATCTGGAT is a window of Flavobacterium crocinum DNA encoding:
- a CDS encoding 3-phosphoshikimate 1-carboxyvinyltransferase, which produces MNLKLTTNSPFTIDDSQLNITGSKSETNRLLLLKALFPNITLANTSNSDDSEVMQKALAGNDEIVDIHHAGTAMRFLTAYFSVNEGREVVLTGSSRMQERPIKILVEALAQLGVVISYEKEEGYPPIRIKGKKVTASKVTLAANVSSQYISALLLVASKLDNGLELTLEGEITSIPYIKMTLALLTDLDIKTSFEGNVIKVFPKEAVESKEMVVESDWSSASYFFSLVALSESAKITLSSYKENSLQGDSELVSLYEKMGVKTTFQNNKMTLEKVAGFNYQDVNFELNNTPDIAQTIVVTCLGLGIGCHLTGLHTLKIKETDRLEALRIELTKLGANISVTNDSLTLERSGAINHDVHIATYNDHRMAMAFAPLAIKVPIIIDDAEVVSKSYPDFWNDLKALNFQVSEL
- a CDS encoding nucleotide pyrophosphohydrolase, encoding MDLKNAQLDVDTWIKEHGVRYFNELTNMAQLTEEVGEVARIIARRYGEQSEKESDKNKDLGEELADVVFVVLCLANQTGIDLQAAFDKKMDLKSVRDKDRHKNNDKLK
- a CDS encoding DUF3857 domain-containing protein; the protein is MLSRFFLICFVFFWNCIDIQAQNYAPGKITIAELEEKMHPKDSGAVAAILASNVTINLNLSGNSEKLIRKKIKIYKSDGYHFSNVHLYFGAGRSGYLNILSAYTYNLVDGKIVKSKLKPESEFIEKTNNSYWIKKLAFPDVKEGSIIEYEYREDVGFLSRYDWSFQENIPVNYSELKTTIPDDFIFKKNMRGFFSPKIITKATRAYGRNATEATYVYQNLPAMKEESYVNNINNYRTGIFFELERVEIPGQLYKTFSSDWTSVAKTIYGFESFGAELNKTGYFEDDLKTLLLGKNNPTEKLTTILDFVKANINWNNHLGFSCEKGVRKAYKEKTGNCADINLMLTAMLRYAGLTANPVLISTRSNGIAFFPNISAFNAVITAVENGDDIILVDAADKFSSPNVLPLRDLNWIGRLIRKDGTSESIDLMPKKMSSNNVSIDYSIEENGKINGKIRRQSTDYNAMAIRNVFSNTKEETYLENLENKNGKIQVSDYKRDNEKEYLLPATESFSFISNDLSEMIGGKIYINPMLFLANTKNPFKQENREYPVDFGFPFAEKYNISIRIPEGFTVESIPKAEGLVMEEGLGIFKYNIALNDNVLQLLILHQINSPIVAREQYGILREYYKVMTAKQTEKIVLKKI
- a CDS encoding DUF3857 domain-containing protein, which translates into the protein MKIIKLISLSAILLIATSSIAQEFRLGKVSVAELEQKVHPKDTSAIAAILYKKGVSRMEFDQNEGFYMMTDVETRIKIYKKEGYDWANQEVWYYNYNSLKERVFFSDAVTYNLVNGKIEKTKLKSDGSFDEVLSKYRGQKKITMPNLKEGSVIEFRYTVRSPSDAMIRDWDFQTSIPVNYSEFKVAYPEYYVFKPRQKGYLFPKTTTLKNPRTITITSKDRGNQYVAKTEFYTDKIDYIETEVTYVAQDFPALKDESFVNNINNYRSSVEHELSLTHFPNRPIKEYSTDWNSVVKTIYEYEDFGPELNKTGYFEEDLKKILAGINTPEEKMWVILNHVKSNVKWNSYYGYGCDNGVKKTYKEKTGNVADINLMLTAMLRYSGLTANPVLVSTRSNGVAFFPNRTAFNYVIAAVETPNGYILLDATDRYATPNMLPMRALNWMGRLIRKDGSSQEIDLMPTKASNDIVFMNYDIDAEGKIKGKTRRQCSDYNAMITRENFEKLKEEEYLEKLENNSGKIEVSEYSRTNEKDFLAPTIESYSFTGNNLCEVIGGKIYVNPMLFFAQDKNPFKQDVREYPVDFGYPFLDKYNITIKIPDGFAVETLPAAVAYNMENDLGSFKFNIAANENMLQLSIVHQINRAIVVTEEYEMLKEYYKGMIAKQTEKVVLKRI
- a CDS encoding DUF3857 domain-containing protein yields the protein MKNLCCALLFLFFTLTSFAQKNDYSILKISDSLKENANAVVRLDQMDINILSQRSMNIKKQRVVTVLNQKGLSEIDGYEYYDKSTSIKGVEAVVYDAFGNEIKKIKKKDFKDQSAVSGSTLFSDNRVLYLDYTPVSYPFTVAYSSEIETSNTAFIPKWYFLSGYNVSVENCILNVSYPNNLGFKKKEFQFSDFKIKKTVDTDTKLSYKAANIPAQKEEDYSPYPSDLYPKIMMGLEHFHLEGVDGTATTWEAFGKWYGEKILSGTTTLPEETKVKIKALVGDEKDLVKKTKIIYDYVQKKSRYVNIAVGIGGWKPMMAADVDRLGYGDCKALSNYTKALLQIVDVPSYNTILYGDRYKANIQSDFVSMQGNHMILAVPNGDNYIWLECTSQDDPFGYQGTFTDDRDVLVVKPEGGEIVRTKIYEDKGNTQTGKGIYTLNENGDFSGVLKIASQGSQYASKSRIETLQPHEKEKHYKEYWDNINNLKLGKITFTNDKENINFIEDVQLSASNYGVISGSKMIFTVDAFNQNSANIKRIRNRKSPFQIQRGYLDTDEIEINLPTGFSIEFLPQNYELKGKFGEYKTEIIKNNDNKLVYKRSMFLNKGKYSNKEYDEYRLFMEQVSKNDNAKIILTRN